From a single Planococcus shenhongbingii genomic region:
- a CDS encoding ABC transporter ATP-binding protein: MTQQNLLEIDGLKTIFSTENGPVTAVDGISFSIAPEETLGVVGESGCGKSVTAESIMRLLNEKSTRYEGAINFKGENLLALPEHKMRDIRGNEVSMIFQDAMTSLNPVFTIGNQISESIMIHQNLNAKQAMEKAIEMLKLTGIPSPEKRVHEYPHEISGGMRQRVMIAMALSCKPSLLIADEPTTALDVTIQAQIIDLINDLKKEANMSVMMITHDLGVVAEVCTRVVVMYLGQVIEEADVNSLFTKPLHPYTKGLIKSIPRIDGDRTQKLHMIPGTVPSLHNIPKGCRFAPRCVFADEKCLNEAPILKEANASQKVRCWHYEKIEEGEALQHEAVGYGN; encoded by the coding sequence ATGACCCAACAGAATTTATTGGAAATCGATGGATTGAAAACTATTTTTTCAACTGAAAATGGCCCGGTGACAGCGGTTGATGGAATTTCTTTTTCTATTGCTCCAGAAGAAACGCTTGGCGTTGTTGGAGAGTCAGGGTGTGGGAAAAGTGTTACTGCTGAATCAATTATGCGCTTGCTGAATGAAAAATCGACGCGTTACGAAGGAGCCATTAACTTTAAAGGTGAGAATTTGTTGGCTCTTCCGGAACACAAGATGCGGGATATCCGAGGAAACGAAGTATCAATGATATTCCAGGATGCCATGACTTCACTAAATCCAGTCTTTACTATTGGCAATCAAATATCAGAATCGATTATGATTCACCAGAATTTGAATGCAAAGCAAGCTATGGAGAAAGCCATTGAAATGCTGAAGTTGACTGGAATCCCATCTCCTGAAAAACGTGTACATGAATATCCGCATGAAATTTCAGGGGGAATGCGGCAGCGGGTCATGATTGCAATGGCGCTATCCTGTAAACCGAGTTTGCTCATTGCAGATGAGCCAACGACGGCACTTGATGTAACCATCCAAGCACAAATTATCGATTTGATCAATGATCTGAAAAAGGAAGCAAATATGAGCGTCATGATGATCACTCACGATTTAGGAGTCGTAGCGGAAGTTTGTACGCGTGTAGTGGTCATGTATCTTGGTCAAGTGATTGAAGAGGCAGATGTAAATTCCTTATTCACAAAACCCTTGCATCCGTATACTAAAGGGCTAATTAAGTCCATACCTAGAATAGATGGCGATCGAACGCAGAAGCTGCATATGATTCCAGGTACGGTGCCTTCTCTCCACAATATTCCGAAAGGATGCCGGTTTGCTCCGCGCTGTGTATTCGCTGATGAAAAATGCTTGAACGAAGCGCCGATATTAAAGGAGGCCAATGCAAGCCAAAAAGTAAGATGCTGGCATTACGAAAAAATAGAAGAGGGGGAGGCTTTGCAGCATGAAGCAGTTGGATATGGAAACTGA